The Corythoichthys intestinalis isolate RoL2023-P3 chromosome 1, ASM3026506v1, whole genome shotgun sequence genome has a segment encoding these proteins:
- the LOC130917915 gene encoding AFG3-like protein 1 isoform X1, with protein sequence MGLLAVTAGRFRNRVRSVQAWSRDFTSVSATFRNSGALTLKASLIQRKCAGLHQHRLPFIRLLNSDKPPRGFEKFFPKSAGAAGASKSAEDIKSKAQEPLCKHQGEMKNKGDEGHRGGQKEEESDWWTRFQDNFPLDEKAFRNIAIGAAGMASAFFYFYFRETGNQISWKDFVHHYLKKSLVDHLEVVNKQYVKVIPARGVNTSDVSYLWFNIGSVDSFEHNLQAAQQELGLESTCVVPVLYTSESDGTLLYSVLPTLLLLGFLLLGTRPRLTGGRGRINLFSLSQSKAKIIKDDVGVRFKDVAGCEEAKLEILEFVNFLKNPQQYQELGAKIPKGAILSGLPGTGKTLLAKATAGEANVPFITVSGSEFQEMFVGVGAARIRDMFATARKNAPCILFIDEIDAVGRKRGSGNFGDHNEQENTLNQLLVEMDGFNSSTNVVVLAGTNRVDILDPALMRPGRFDRHIYIGSPDLKGRASIFKVHLRPLKLHPSVQVEALARNLAALTPGSTGADIANVCNEAALIAARHRNQFIITKHFEQAVDRVIGGLEKKSQVLQLPERTTVAYHEAGHAVTGWFLEHADPLLKLSIVPRGKGLGYAQYLPKEQHLFTQEQLFDRMCMMLGGRVAEQVFFRRITTGAHDDLRKVTQSAYAQVVQFGMSEAVGQVSFELPEQGLFVTEKPFSEPTAQLIDQEVRLLIDSAFQRTFRLIKEKKAMVDKVAKRLLEREILEKSDMVELLGPRPFREKSSYEELVEELGDPEEDTSLPEGLRNWNKDSWDKKHLQNELNKTSAYLIQRR encoded by the exons AAGGCGTCATTGATCCAGAGAAAATGTGCTGGACTTCATCAACACAGATTGCCTTTTATTCGTTTACTCAACTCTGACAAACCACCCAGAG GATTTGAGAAATTCTTCCCAAAGAGCGCAGGTGCCGCCGGTGCCAGTAAATCAGCAGAAG ATATAAAAAGCAAAGCGCAGGAACCGCTTTGTAAGCACCAAGGGGAGATGAAAAACAAAGGCGATGAAGGACACAGAGGAGGACAAAAGGAGGAAGAATCAGATTGGTGGACACGTTTTCAG GATAATTTTCCATTGGACGAAAAAGCATTTCGGAACATTGCAATTGGAGCGGCAGGCATGGCctcagcatttttctacttttacTTCCGGGAGACTGGCAACCAGATCTCCTGGAAGGATTTTGTACATCACTACTTGAAGAAAAGCTTA GTTGATCACCTGGAAGTTGTCAATAAGCAATATGTCAAAGTAATTCCAGCCCGTGGGGTAAACACGTCAGATGTG AGTTATTTGTGGTTCAACATTGGAAGTGTGGATTCATTTGAACATAACCTGCAAGCAGCTCAACAGGAATTGGGTTTGGAGTCCACATGTGTAGTACCTGTCCTATACACCAGTGAGAGTGACGG GACGCTGTTATATAGCGTACTCCCGACCTTACTTCTGCTCGGCTTCCTGCTGCTTGGAACTCGGCCGAGGCTGACTGGGGGTAGAGGACGTATAAACCTCTTCAGTTTGAGCCAATCCAAAGCCAAGATCATCAAAGACGATGTTGGGGTTCGCTTCAAGGACGTCGCAGGATGTGAGGAAGCCAAACTGGAAATTTTGGAGTTTGTCAACTTCCTGAAGAACCCTCAGCAGTACCAGGAACTTGGAGCCAAGATCCCTAAA GGTGCAATATTGTCAGGCCTGCCTGGAACAGGGAAGACCTTGCTCGCTAAGGCCACTGCGGGAGAAGCAAATGTTCCTTTCATTACTGTCAGTGGCTCAGAGTTCCAAGAAATGTTTGTTGGTGTCGGCGCTGCAAGG ATCCGGGACATGTTTGCCACCGCACGAAAAAATGCCCCCTGTATCCTCTTTATTGATGAGATTGATGCAGTAGGTAGAAAGCGGGGAAGCGGAAACTTTGGGGACCACAACGAACAAGAAAACACACTTAACCAACTACTAGTTGAAATGGACG GATTCAACAGCAGCACCAATGTGGTTGTTTTGGCTGGTACCAATCGAGTTGATATCTTGGAtccggctctgatgagaccgggGCGCTTTGATCGACACATATACATTG gttCACCAGATTTAAAAGGCAGAGCTTCAATTTTTAAGGTGCATCTGAGACCTTTGAAGTTGCACCCAAGTGTGCAAGTTGAAGCTTTAGCCAGAAATTTAGCTGCACTAACTCCAGGTTCTACTG GGGCTGACATTGCCAATGTTTGTAATGAGGCTGCTCTGATTGCAGCACGCCATCGAAACCAGTTTATCATCACCAAGCATTTTGAACAGGCAGTTGATAGGGTGATTGGag GTTTGGAGAAAAAATCTCAGGTATTGCAGCTTCCAGAGCGGACCACTGTGGCGTATCATGAAGCTGGGCATGCTGTCACTGGCTGGTTTCTAGAACATGCAGACCCACTATTGAAA TTATCCATTGTTCCTAGGGGAAAGGGTCTGGGTTACGCTCAATATTTGCCAAAGGAGCAGCACCTCTTCACGCAAGAGCAGCTCTTTGACAGAATGTGCATGATGCTTGGAGGCCGAGTGGCCGAACAGGTTTTCTTTCGTCGGATTACCACAGGAGCGCACGATGACCTTCGTAAGGTTACGCAGTCAGCTTATGCGCAG GTTGTACAGTTTGGAATGAGCGAGGCCGTGGGTCAGGTGTCTTTTGAGCTCCCAGAGCAAGGTCTTTTTGTAACCGAGAAGCCCTTCAGCGAGCCAACAGCCCAACTCATCGACCAGGAGGTCCGTCTACTCATTGACTCCGCCTTCCAGCGAACGTTCCGCCTCAtcaaggaaaaaaaagcaatggtGGACAAG GTAGCAAAACGTCTCCTGGAAAGAGAGATTCTTGAGAAGTCCGACATGGTGGAGCTGCTGGGGCCACGTCCTTTTCGAGAGAAATCCTCTTATGAGGAGTTAGTGGAAGAGCTTGGGGACCCGGAGGAGGACACCTCCCTACCCGAGGGCCTAAGGAACTGGAACAAAGACTCATGGGACAAAAAGCACTTACAGAATGAACTAAACAAAACATCTGCTTATTTGATTCAAAGGAGATAA
- the LOC130917915 gene encoding AFG3-like protein 1 isoform X2, whose translation MKNKGDEGHRGGQKEEESDWWTRFQDNFPLDEKAFRNIAIGAAGMASAFFYFYFRETGNQISWKDFVHHYLKKSLVDHLEVVNKQYVKVIPARGVNTSDVSYLWFNIGSVDSFEHNLQAAQQELGLESTCVVPVLYTSESDGTLLYSVLPTLLLLGFLLLGTRPRLTGGRGRINLFSLSQSKAKIIKDDVGVRFKDVAGCEEAKLEILEFVNFLKNPQQYQELGAKIPKGAILSGLPGTGKTLLAKATAGEANVPFITVSGSEFQEMFVGVGAARIRDMFATARKNAPCILFIDEIDAVGRKRGSGNFGDHNEQENTLNQLLVEMDGFNSSTNVVVLAGTNRVDILDPALMRPGRFDRHIYIGSPDLKGRASIFKVHLRPLKLHPSVQVEALARNLAALTPGSTGADIANVCNEAALIAARHRNQFIITKHFEQAVDRVIGGLEKKSQVLQLPERTTVAYHEAGHAVTGWFLEHADPLLKLSIVPRGKGLGYAQYLPKEQHLFTQEQLFDRMCMMLGGRVAEQVFFRRITTGAHDDLRKVTQSAYAQVVQFGMSEAVGQVSFELPEQGLFVTEKPFSEPTAQLIDQEVRLLIDSAFQRTFRLIKEKKAMVDKVAKRLLEREILEKSDMVELLGPRPFREKSSYEELVEELGDPEEDTSLPEGLRNWNKDSWDKKHLQNELNKTSAYLIQRR comes from the exons ATGAAAAACAAAGGCGATGAAGGACACAGAGGAGGACAAAAGGAGGAAGAATCAGATTGGTGGACACGTTTTCAG GATAATTTTCCATTGGACGAAAAAGCATTTCGGAACATTGCAATTGGAGCGGCAGGCATGGCctcagcatttttctacttttacTTCCGGGAGACTGGCAACCAGATCTCCTGGAAGGATTTTGTACATCACTACTTGAAGAAAAGCTTA GTTGATCACCTGGAAGTTGTCAATAAGCAATATGTCAAAGTAATTCCAGCCCGTGGGGTAAACACGTCAGATGTG AGTTATTTGTGGTTCAACATTGGAAGTGTGGATTCATTTGAACATAACCTGCAAGCAGCTCAACAGGAATTGGGTTTGGAGTCCACATGTGTAGTACCTGTCCTATACACCAGTGAGAGTGACGG GACGCTGTTATATAGCGTACTCCCGACCTTACTTCTGCTCGGCTTCCTGCTGCTTGGAACTCGGCCGAGGCTGACTGGGGGTAGAGGACGTATAAACCTCTTCAGTTTGAGCCAATCCAAAGCCAAGATCATCAAAGACGATGTTGGGGTTCGCTTCAAGGACGTCGCAGGATGTGAGGAAGCCAAACTGGAAATTTTGGAGTTTGTCAACTTCCTGAAGAACCCTCAGCAGTACCAGGAACTTGGAGCCAAGATCCCTAAA GGTGCAATATTGTCAGGCCTGCCTGGAACAGGGAAGACCTTGCTCGCTAAGGCCACTGCGGGAGAAGCAAATGTTCCTTTCATTACTGTCAGTGGCTCAGAGTTCCAAGAAATGTTTGTTGGTGTCGGCGCTGCAAGG ATCCGGGACATGTTTGCCACCGCACGAAAAAATGCCCCCTGTATCCTCTTTATTGATGAGATTGATGCAGTAGGTAGAAAGCGGGGAAGCGGAAACTTTGGGGACCACAACGAACAAGAAAACACACTTAACCAACTACTAGTTGAAATGGACG GATTCAACAGCAGCACCAATGTGGTTGTTTTGGCTGGTACCAATCGAGTTGATATCTTGGAtccggctctgatgagaccgggGCGCTTTGATCGACACATATACATTG gttCACCAGATTTAAAAGGCAGAGCTTCAATTTTTAAGGTGCATCTGAGACCTTTGAAGTTGCACCCAAGTGTGCAAGTTGAAGCTTTAGCCAGAAATTTAGCTGCACTAACTCCAGGTTCTACTG GGGCTGACATTGCCAATGTTTGTAATGAGGCTGCTCTGATTGCAGCACGCCATCGAAACCAGTTTATCATCACCAAGCATTTTGAACAGGCAGTTGATAGGGTGATTGGag GTTTGGAGAAAAAATCTCAGGTATTGCAGCTTCCAGAGCGGACCACTGTGGCGTATCATGAAGCTGGGCATGCTGTCACTGGCTGGTTTCTAGAACATGCAGACCCACTATTGAAA TTATCCATTGTTCCTAGGGGAAAGGGTCTGGGTTACGCTCAATATTTGCCAAAGGAGCAGCACCTCTTCACGCAAGAGCAGCTCTTTGACAGAATGTGCATGATGCTTGGAGGCCGAGTGGCCGAACAGGTTTTCTTTCGTCGGATTACCACAGGAGCGCACGATGACCTTCGTAAGGTTACGCAGTCAGCTTATGCGCAG GTTGTACAGTTTGGAATGAGCGAGGCCGTGGGTCAGGTGTCTTTTGAGCTCCCAGAGCAAGGTCTTTTTGTAACCGAGAAGCCCTTCAGCGAGCCAACAGCCCAACTCATCGACCAGGAGGTCCGTCTACTCATTGACTCCGCCTTCCAGCGAACGTTCCGCCTCAtcaaggaaaaaaaagcaatggtGGACAAG GTAGCAAAACGTCTCCTGGAAAGAGAGATTCTTGAGAAGTCCGACATGGTGGAGCTGCTGGGGCCACGTCCTTTTCGAGAGAAATCCTCTTATGAGGAGTTAGTGGAAGAGCTTGGGGACCCGGAGGAGGACACCTCCCTACCCGAGGGCCTAAGGAACTGGAACAAAGACTCATGGGACAAAAAGCACTTACAGAATGAACTAAACAAAACATCTGCTTATTTGATTCAAAGGAGATAA